Part of the Ignavibacteriales bacterium genome is shown below.
CTACCGCCCGCACTAGCAGTGTTGGATCCATTAAAACCAGAATGTAATTATCCATTTAAATATCTTTCCGGTGCTGGAGTTGCTTTTAAACTTGCACAAGGTGTTGCTGAAAAAATTGGCAGACGTGAAATGCCATTAAAGTATCTTGATTTAGTTGCACTTGCCGGTGCAGCAGACATCGTTGCTCTTGTTGATGAAAACAGAATTTTAGTTAGAGAAGGATTAGAAAGTATTAATGCTAATCCAAGACCTGGTATTCTTGCATTGATCGAAAGCAGCAGTCTTCATGCTGGTAATTTAAATTCCGGACAAATTGTTTTTACAATCGCGCCAAGAATTAATGCGGTTGGCAGATTGGGTGACGCAAAACGCGCGGTTGAACTTTTAATTACCGACAGCAAAGAAGAAGCGCTAACACTTGCAAAAGTTCTTGAAACAGAAAACTATGCGCGCCGTAAAATTGATGTAGATACATTTGATAATGCTTTGCAACTTGTTGAAAGATCAATTGATCTTGAAAATGATCTGGCTATTGTTCTTCATCAGGAAGAATGGCATCCTGGTGTAATCGGAATTGTTGCATCGCGTTTAGTTGAAAAATATTATCGGCCAACTATTATGCTTACAACAATAGATGGAATTGCAAAAGGATCCGCAAGAAGTATTACAAATTTTAATATTTACGAAGCACTGCAGCGTTGCGAGAATTTATTAATTCACTTCGGCGGGCATCAGGCAGCGGCTGGTTTGGCTGTTGAACTTCACAATGTTCAAGAGTTTAAAGACAAGTTTAATGAGATTGTAAAAGAAACAATTACCGGTGATGATCTTTTTCCTGAAATAATTATTGATACCAAGATTAAACTGTCTGAAATCACGCCAAAATTTTTAAGAATACTCGATCAATTTGCTCCATTTGGTCCACAAAATATGCGTCCGGTATTTCTTTCGGAAGGAGTGGAAATTGTTAACACGCCAAGATTAGTTGGCAATAAACACCTTATAGCTTGCTTTAAACAAAACGGTAATGACAAGATATTTGATACTATTGGCTTTAATATGCGTGAATATTTAGATTTGGTATCAGATAAAAAATTAAAAGTGGATATTGTTTATACGATTGATAAAACGGTAAGAGATGGTAGAACTTATCCGCAACTTAGATTAAAAGATTTAAGAATAAACCAAAAAGAAATTCAGGAGAATTAGTAATGTCCGGTCACTCAAAATGGGCAACGATTAAAAGAAAAAAAGCTGTACTTGATTCAAAAAGAGGAAAGATTTTTACAAAGCTTATTAAAGAAATTACAATTGCAGCAAGAGATGGCGGCGATGTTAATGGAAACCCAAGACTGCGTTTAGCGGTTGATAATGCTAAAGCTCAAAATATGCCCCTTGATAATATTGATCGTGCAATAAAAAAAGCAACTGGTGAACTTGAAGGCGTAACATACCATGAATTAACTTATGAGGGCTACGGTCCTGCTGGAGTTGCTGTACTTGTTGAAGTTGCGACCGACAACAAAAACAGAACGGTTGCAGAAGTAAGACATTTGTTTAGCAAAAATGGCGGAAGCATGGGTGAAACCGGTTCTGTTGCATGGATGTTTGATAGGAAAGGTGTTATTACACTTCCTGCTGAAGGTAAAAAAGAAGACGATGTAATGGAAATTGTATTAGAAGCAGGAGCGGATGATCTTACTACCGAAGAAGATTTTTTTGAAGTTACGACAACCATTGAATCTTTTGAACCAGTTAGAAGATCTTTAGTTGATAAAAGTTTTACGGTTGAAAATGCTTCACTTCAGTGGATTGCAAAGAATATGATTGAGGTTAAAGGTGAAGATGCTGAAAAAGTTATGAAGATGATCGAAGGACTTGAAGATCTTGATGATGTTCAAAACGTTTTTTCTAATGCTGATATTGTTGAATAATTATTTTCAGTAAATGCTTTTTAATTGTCATTCCCCCATTCGAAAGATTGATAACTCCTTATTAGTCATTTCGAAGTAGTCTTCGTCTGAGAAATCTTCCTTTTATAAAATAAAAAGATTTCTCCCTGCGGTCGAAATGACAATTTATTTGTAAGACAAACTATGAAAGTTAAATGATCATTTTAGGTATAGACCCAGGAACAAGAATAACCGGATATGGAGTTGTTAAGTATTTAAATAATAGCTTCGTAAAAGTTGCCGGAGGATCAATTAACCTTCCAGCTAGTGAACCAATCCCACAACGACTTGTTATAATTTACAACGAAATAAGTAAAATCATAAAAAGATACAAACCTGATGAATTTGCAATTGAAACTGCCTTTTACGGAAAGAACGTTCAATCAGCAATGAAGATTGGTTACGCGCGCGGGGTTTCCATTCTTTGTGCACTACATAATAATATTCCTGCAAGCGAGTATTCTCCGCGAGAAGTAAAAAAATCTGTTGTTGGGAAAGGTGCTGCGAGTAAAGAGCAAGTTTCTTTTATGATTAAAACTATTTTAAATATTAAATCAGAAAAAATTAAAGTTGATGAAAGCGATGCACTTGCAATTGCACTTTGTCACGCTTTCAGATTTAAAAATCCCGTAAAGAAAACTAAAGATTGGAAATCTTTTATAGAAGCGTATCCGGAAAGGGTTATTAATAATTAGTATTGTCATTCCGAACTTGTTTCGGAATCTTTAGACACCACATTTAATATATAAACAAGAAGCTGAAATGAGTTCAGCTTGACAAGAAGAGTTACAATGATTGGATTTTTAACAGGAAAAATAATCTCATCCAAACCAACACAAATTATACTTGATGTAAATGGAGTTGGATATTTGGTTAATATTTCTATAACCACATTTGAAAAGATTTCCGAAAAAGAAACTGCCTCCCTTTTTATCCACACAAGTGTTAAAGAAGATTCAATTACTCTGTTTGGATTTTTCACTCAATCTGAAAAGGAAATGTTTGAACTTTTAATTTCTATAAGTGGAATTGGACCAAAAGTAAGCTTGGGTATTTTATCCGGAATTTCTGTTGATGATTTGAAAGATGCAATTGCCAACGGAAATGTCTCCCGTTTAATTGCCATTCCCGGTATTGGCAGAAAAACAGCCGAACGAGTTGTGCTCGAGTTAAGAAATAAAGTTGATGCGATTAAAGCAGATGGATCAATTAAAATAACATCTGCTAAAGATGAAGCTATTTCTGCATTGGCAACGCTTGGCTACCAAAGACAACTTGCAGAAAAAGTTGTTCGGGATTTGCTTTCCGAAAATGCAAACTATTCTTTAGAAGAGCTCATAAGAAAAGCTTTAGCTGGATTGAATAAATAAATTAAGTACGTCCTTGCGAATCCCGATTAGGGTGAAGCAAATCTGTTTTATATTTTTAGATCGCTTCGTCAAAAACTCCTCGCAATAACTCATTCTCTATTTCACTACACACTCAAGTTTTACGATTCCTTCAAGTTCTGCTTCAAGCTTATCGCCTTTTTCAACCTTACTAACACCCTTTGGTGTACCGGTAAAAATTAAATCACCTGGTTCAAGTTTCATCAAAGAAGAAATGTATTGTACAATTTCAGCAGGTTTGTGCAGCATTTTTTTTAGTTGATCATTCTGACGATACTCACCATTTATTTTTAAAGAAATTTTTTCATCAAGTGTAAGTTGATTAGGAGATTTTTCTACAAATTCAGAAAGCACTGTAGAAGTATCAAAGCACTTTGCAATTGTCCAGGGATGCCCTTTCTTTTTCAAATCAGACTGAACATCACGTAAAGTCATATCCAATCCAATTCCATATCCGGCAATTGCGCGTTCTGAAGTGTCAAGATCAGCATCTTTAATATCTTCACCAATCAGTAAAACAAGTTCAGTTTCGTGATGCATATCGTTTGAAAAAGTTGGATAAACAATTTCATCACCAGAATAAATTACAGATGAGACTGTTTTTAAAAACACAACCGGTTTTTCGTGGATAATGTTTCCAAGTTCGTGAACATGTTCCGCATAATTTCTGCCAACACAAACTATTTTGCCGATTGTAATTTCTTTGCTACTGTTTTTGATTTTAATTGTTTTCATAAAATAAATCTCTTCATTTATTTAATATTTTTTCTATTTCCAAAATAACTTTTTCAGGTGTAATTCTCCTCATACAATCAACAGGACGGATACTCTTACAAATTTCCCATTGAGCCGGTTTGGGATTTGAATGCACACAAGGAATACAGGGCATATCCGACTTTAATATTGTTACTAAATCATTTGGGTGGTATGGCCCTGTTTCGTCCGCATCCGTAAACCCGGTTAAACAAAGAACAGGGATATCCAAAGCAGTTGCAATATGAGTCGGGCCTGTATCAACACCTAAAACCAAATCTGAAATACTGATAAGTGCAAACATACTTCTTATATCAACTGCATTTTCTCCCGCCAACATAATTGCCTTGGAATGCATCATCGATGAAATTTTTTCAAAATCCTGTTTGTCTCTTTTTAATCCGTTAAAGACAACTTTATAACCGTGTTTAGAGATAAAATGATCTGCAACCGGAGCATAATTTTCAAACGCCCAATCTTTTTCAGAATACTGTGTGCTGCTGCCGGGATTGAAAAATAACATTTTATCATTTTCACTTACACTAAATGATTCCAGATGTTTACGTATTTTTATCTTCTCTTCATCAGAGACAAACACTACTGGTTTATCTTTCCCGTCTAATTGTGTCCAATTCTTTACCAATTCAGCTTCGGCTAATGTTGCTTTAATTTTAGGACGATCGATTTGATAGTCACTAAAACCAAGAGGATTTGCAAAGGATGCTATTTTTTTGGGAAAGCAGAACTTACCAACCATTGTGTAATGCGGATTAACCTCTGGTACAATTAACAAATCATATTTATTAGGAATCAACGAAATGAAAAATCCGATTTGTTTTAATATTGATGATATTGAAAAGTTAAAATTAAAAGGAATAATTTTCCTGATTCCTGGAAAATGCTTTAAAACTTCAACAGAAGTTTTTCCAACAATTACATCAATATTTGCTTTAGGGTAGGTGTAAGTCAGTCTTGATAATAATGAGGAGATAAAAACTGTATCGCCCAAAAGTCCGTTTCTAAAAACGAGAATATTTTTAATATTATTTTTATCACAAACAAACGATAAAAACTTCTCGTCTTTTTTCATTTCAGGTTTTCTGTTTTTTCTTTGTGGCTGCAGGAAATAAAATATTATTTAGGATTAATCTGTAACCGGGAGAATTTTTATGCAAACTTAAATCTGTCGGCGGATCACCAACCGCATGCTGATAATCTTCGGGATCGTGACCGCCGTAAAAAGTAAAAGTACCTCTGCCAAAATTTCCGTGTATATATTTTACCTGATCAGTACCCTGTCGCTCTGCTAAAATAATAACAGAGTTCTTAATAAGATTTTTTCTAAACATTGTTGTTTGCCCCATAAATCCTTTTATAACATTAGCATGATCTTGTGTTAACATAGTTGGCACCGGATCATACTTTGCTGAAAAATCAAATAAAGTAAAATAATCGTTTTGTTCTAAGCCTATTTCAGCAGGCTGAATATCAACATCTGAATACTCATAAACATATGGGTTCAAATCAATTTTAAAATTCTGAAAAGCAAATGATTTAGAAAATCTAATTTGCTCTGTGCATCAGGATCAGCTGCGTCACCATCAAATACAGGAGCACAGATATCAACATTTTCTGCCGATAGTGAAATATCATAAGAATCTGTTGCACTGCACATTGCAAAAAGAAATCCGCCCTGCCCAACAAAATTTTTAATTGTAAGCGAAACCGCTTTCATCATATCAGAAACTTTAGCAAATCCATTTTTCTTAGCATCATTTTCATATAATATTTGCTGATCGATATACCATTGTGCATTACTAAAACTTGCATAGAACTTTCCATACTGACCGGTAAAATCCTCATGATGCAAGTGAATCCAATCATACTTTTCAAGATCGCCTCGTAGAATTTCATCATTCCAAATTTTATCATACTTTACATTTGCATACTCAAGTGCCAGAGTAACAGCATCATCCCAAGGTGCAAATCCAGGCGGAACATAAACCGCAATCTTTGGTGCTTTTTCTAACCTCACCACATCCATGTTGTTATCTTCGCTTTGCACTTCAGCATAAATTTGAGATGCCTGTGACAAACTCATTTGTTCAAAGTAAACTTCCTCTAACAAACATTCAGAAACAATTTTATCTGATTGATCAATTAAAAAAGAACCGCCACGGTAGTTTAAAAGCCAATCAGCCTTAAGTCCATCCTCTAATGTGTGAAATGTAATACCATAAGCTTT
Proteins encoded:
- the ruvA gene encoding Holliday junction branch migration protein RuvA — translated: MIGFLTGKIISSKPTQIILDVNGVGYLVNISITTFEKISEKETASLFIHTSVKEDSITLFGFFTQSEKEMFELLISISGIGPKVSLGILSGISVDDLKDAIANGNVSRLIAIPGIGRKTAERVVLELRNKVDAIKADGSIKITSAKDEAISALATLGYQRQLAEKVVRDLLSENANYSLEELIRKALAGLNK
- a CDS encoding YebC/PmpR family DNA-binding transcriptional regulator; amino-acid sequence: MSGHSKWATIKRKKAVLDSKRGKIFTKLIKEITIAARDGGDVNGNPRLRLAVDNAKAQNMPLDNIDRAIKKATGELEGVTYHELTYEGYGPAGVAVLVEVATDNKNRTVAEVRHLFSKNGGSMGETGSVAWMFDRKGVITLPAEGKKEDDVMEIVLEAGADDLTTEEDFFEVTTTIESFEPVRRSLVDKSFTVENASLQWIAKNMIEVKGEDAEKVMKMIEGLEDLDDVQNVFSNADIVE
- a CDS encoding glycosyltransferase family 9 protein; the protein is MKKDEKFLSFVCDKNNIKNILVFRNGLLGDTVFISSLLSRLTYTYPKANIDVIVGKTSVEVLKHFPGIRKIIPFNFNFSISSILKQIGFFISLIPNKYDLLIVPEVNPHYTMVGKFCFPKKIASFANPLGFSDYQIDRPKIKATLAEAELVKNWTQLDGKDKPVVFVSDEEKIKIRKHLESFSVSENDKMLFFNPGSSTQYSEKDWAFENYAPVADHFISKHGYKVVFNGLKRDKQDFEKISSMMHSKAIMLAGENAVDIRSMFALISISDLVLGVDTGPTHIATALDIPVLCLTGFTDADETGPYHPNDLVTILKSDMPCIPCVHSNPKPAQWEICKSIRPVDCMRRITPEKVILEIEKILNK
- a CDS encoding fumarylacetoacetate hydrolase family protein; this translates as MKTIKIKNSSKEITIGKIVCVGRNYAEHVHELGNIIHEKPVVFLKTVSSVIYSGDEIVYPTFSNDMHHETELVLLIGEDIKDADLDTSERAIAGYGIGLDMTLRDVQSDLKKKGHPWTIAKCFDTSTVLSEFVEKSPNQLTLDEKISLKINGEYRQNDQLKKMLHKPAEIVQYISSLMKLEPGDLIFTGTPKGVSKVEKGDKLEAELEGIVKLECVVK
- the ruvC gene encoding crossover junction endodeoxyribonuclease RuvC; protein product: MIILGIDPGTRITGYGVVKYLNNSFVKVAGGSINLPASEPIPQRLVIIYNEISKIIKRYKPDEFAIETAFYGKNVQSAMKIGYARGVSILCALHNNIPASEYSPREVKKSVVGKGAASKEQVSFMIKTILNIKSEKIKVDESDALAIALCHAFRFKNPVKKTKDWKSFIEAYPERVINN
- the recJ gene encoding single-stranded-DNA-specific exonuclease RecJ is translated as MLYKRWKIREVEDDNSLKALADSLNISEILAKLLFLRDIKSFADAKFFFRPSIESLHDPYLMNGMEVASKRVIHALTENHPICIYGDYDVDGTCSTALLYMFLKELGANVDFYIPQRLTEGYGLSKESIDVIKSTTDAKLLITVDCGITAIEETAYANELGMDVIICDHHQPKDELPPALAVLDPLKPECNYPFKYLSGAGVAFKLAQGVAEKIGRREMPLKYLDLVALAGAADIVALVDENRILVREGLESINANPRPGILALIESSSLHAGNLNSGQIVFTIAPRINAVGRLGDAKRAVELLITDSKEEALTLAKVLETENYARRKIDVDTFDNALQLVERSIDLENDLAIVLHQEEWHPGVIGIVASRLVEKYYRPTIMLTTIDGIAKGSARSITNFNIYEALQRCENLLIHFGGHQAAAGLAVELHNVQEFKDKFNEIVKETITGDDLFPEIIIDTKIKLSEITPKFLRILDQFAPFGPQNMRPVFLSEGVEIVNTPRLVGNKHLIACFKQNGNDKIFDTIGFNMREYLDLVSDKKLKVDIVYTIDKTVRDGRTYPQLRLKDLRINQKEIQEN